The genomic region CCAACCCATATGAttcgtttttcttttgtttttgtttttttttttgtatattttttttctccgcAAAAAAATGTGAAGTTTTCGAAACAAAAATCTGTTTCACATAAATATAGTTCAAAATAGAATAGGAATACTGTGAAATCTGTTGGATAGGGGTAATGGGCTAAATTGGAAGGTAAATTAATAGATAACATTCATTCATGTGAAATAGTCCACTATGGGTAAAAGGTTACATACACTATTTAGAAGATAGGGCACTTTGTTTGAAATAGCTTGTAATTGTTTGCTTATGTGAAATTACTTTTGCATCACCCATGCATAGTTGTGTATTGTGCATAGCTCAATAAATACATGTGGGAtgtttgggggggtaggggggtgtaATACTGGGACACATTTACATGTACAGGGCTTTCTTTTTTAATAACATAATGGAGCTGGGAAAATTGCCTTGGTTTCATGTGGTTGACAGTCCTACAGATGTGTCAGCACTGGGGGCTCTTGAGAACAACCCTGAGGCACAGGATGTATGTTTAAGTCTGTGTAGGTGGGATGTGGGTCACAGGGTCCTAGATGGTGTTTGCTAGGGATCTGAGCTGCACAGCTGTAGTCCATGCTATCTGAAGAAGGATGGGGGAGGTTGAACATGGAGCAGTTTCCATTCTCCAGGTAATTTCCTGCAATGTAACTCTGGCTTCCTTCCAGTCCACAGGTGTCATAGGTGTCCTCACCATGCAAATGTGGGTCTTCATACTCAGAGGAGAGGGAATGGGCCCCATATCGCTTTTGGGTCTGGGGGTTCTCAAACAGGGGTGCTGAGTAAGCAGTTAAGCCATACATGTTCCCAGGGGTCTTGTTAAATGAGTTGACCATGGGCACATCATAGCCATTGTCCTCATCTAGAGGTAGCGGGTTGGAGTATGATACCAGTAAGGGacttgtgctgggagactgtccCCCAGGAGAGACACTTCCACCTTTCCCTTTGTGATCTTTCTTATACTTCATCCTCCTGTTCTGAAACCAGATTTTTATTTGTCTCTCAGATAAATTGAGCAGTTTGGCCATTTCCAGTCTTCTTGGGCGACTGAGGTAGCGATTGAAGTGAAATTCTTTCTCCAGTTCTACCAGCTGGGAGTTGGTGTAAGCAGTCCTGGCCCTTTTGGAGGCTGAGCTCAAGTTGTCCAGGAAGCTTTCATCCTCTGTAATACAAAATATCAgatttgtttatttagtcattaaAACAATAACATCAAACAGTGATGTTCTCCTAGTCTTGCAGATGttctgactacatttcccatgatgctcagccagcctttCAGGCTGATTTAGCAAATAGCTTAAAAAACTGTTGCTGCCCTTCAACTCCCAAGATTCCTATCCAACCAAAGGTtagcagggaatcatgggaggaGTAAAGAGGAAAGAATATGATTGGTTGCTTGATGTAGGAAGTTACACTGGGAGTCTATAACAGAAAGTCATATGAAGATGTAAAACATAATATAATTAAATCTCTTTGCTCAGATTAATTCTATCACTGACTACTGAAGTGCCTTTTAgcctactgtttggttatttaaatattatcagggttattcaataaagtaagaatttaaggtgaattcaaattgaccaaTGTTAAGGTCAAATTAGACTCAggtcttaaatatgaaattcaatttgaattcactttcagtTCTTACTTTAATATATAACCCTGTATTCCATATTCCATAAATCTCTTAACTAACACATCAAATACATTATTGTGAACTTCACTGCAATAATAAACAaatgtataacacacacacacacacagagtgaacTAATAATGTATACTTTGTGTGTTAATGTGAATTTACTGAATGTGCATGCCTATTGGGCATTTTAGCAAATCAAGCATTCTCCAAACTCACTCTGAGACACTTACAtacaacaatatattttttaaaagttgtaAGTCACACAATGAGATTTTACACAAAACACTTTtgccaaaacaacaacaacaaacaaacaaacaattcaaTAAAACTATTCGGTCCTTAGGATGATTATGGCATAGGGGGACCTGTGTTCCACATAATGTCACCTCTGAACTGTACAGGTATTGGCAGAgacatgtgtgtttatataagtaTATCTGTGTGCACATCTTGCAAAACTATTCATTTatgaaaatataaacataaatctTATATTACCAAATATCAGTGCTGTATGAGAGCTGTATGGGCCAGATAGTCACCGTGTACACAGTTTGAGCTGTGAGTGGTTCCCCTGTGTGTACACAGTATCTATATATACCTGGGTTGGCAGCAAAGGAAGTCTCAGGGGGGTGCATTGGGGACCTGGTGTTATCTGAGTCACTCTGTCATTTCTATTAATGAGAGACTAACTCTTGCAATGACCCTCTGTTACAGCACTTAGGTGAAGCAGTTTTTCATGTACTGAGATGCCTACTACATGAGCCCCTTCACCTTGCAGGAGCAGGTAAACATTgtgggggaaggggagggagcaCAGAGACTTTTCTTTACCTGGTGGGGGTGGGATGGCCTTCTTCTGCTTAGAGTGCTGACGAGTTTCCTTCATCCATGGGAAGATCTGTTTGGGGATGTTGGTGGCCTTGCTGTTCTTTTTGGTGGCTGTGACGTCGACAGAGTTGGGTCCAGTGCAGTCCTTGGGTGGGCTGTTCTGGTTTCCTGTCGATTTTGGGGTGGGGGACGCAGAGCTGGGTGATTTGGGCTGGTGGGCTCTTTCCGAGACGTCAGACAGATGGGAATGTATACCTTTGACTCTGAGCTCACCTTTGGTGGCAGCagctgtggtggtggtggtggtggtgtctgCCTGGAGACAGAAAGCAGGCTCGTAATCAGGTTCACTTGAGTAAGTATCTTGCCCTAGGTAGCCAATGTCATTGGAGTCTGGGAAATCACAGCCTCCAAAAGAACTTGGATTATCGTAGTAAAGTGATTTCTGCATTTTCCTCAGTCTAAGTGTGCACAGAAGTAATGGGACACCTTCAACGTTTTGTGATCACAGAGATCAAGCTTACAAAGGATCCTGCATCGGTTGTATCAAGCCAGAGAGTAGGCAATGGAAAAGCATCTTAAATCCTTTCCCAAACCATGTCTTCTTCCAGTCCAAACAAACTGTGTTGAGAGGTCCCAAACCTgctgagagagagtgacagagagagtgtgggagagagagagagagagagagagagagagagagagagagagagagagagagagagagagagattatgaACCAAAAGCTTTGGGGACCACTTGCTGACGTCACGTCCAAGCATATCTGACTACTTACTTTAGAAATATGTTATATTCAGTATCATTCTTTAAAAACAAAGTAACCAATTGAGATATTTAGCCGATTTCTAATATACGATTTGATCCTTTGTGGTAGGTCTCAATATCTAATTGATGGCAGAATCTGAAGGCTGCTACTTTATCTGATCCTAGGATGGAGAGTacagatagggggggggggaggggtgcacaCAGAGAAGGACTTTCTAGAATGAGTTACTTTtcattattttgatattaataatcGTCCACATTTCATCATATGCAACCTCCCCTGACACTGaaactccaggaagaaaactagGAAACTCGCTCTACTCTTAGTTcaattacattaaaaaagtaCATTGAAAAAGTGGATTCCAATCTTTATACAATTATTTCGTTTAAattcaaacagacaaacaaatggtgtttgtaaaatatttaaccaATATAAAGTCAGATCACACAGTTAAAAAGTGGTATAAATCTAAAAAGTATAGTATTACTCTACAGAGAATTGTATTCAATCAAAACTAGTTAAATTGTAACTATACTCACAGGTAGGTAAGTAATACCATGTCCATCATATTTGACATTTTGGGCAAACTCTTAATATACTAGTTTCGATCTCTCCCAATAAATCATCGATAGTACATGCAGGACTTGGGTGAGAGAGATGAAAGTTTGTCAAGTTAGAACGTTTAGAAAACATTCACAGAACCCTATGTTTTAAACGAAGCTGTATGTTTAAATGTCTGTACATATGCTAAAGATGTTTAGAACTAATATTACAAATTGTGcatgtaggtatatatatatatatcgtagatccttagtgtgtgtgtatatataataataataaaatgtaataataataataataataataataata from Pelobates fuscus isolate aPelFus1 chromosome 1, aPelFus1.pri, whole genome shotgun sequence harbors:
- the LOC134597043 gene encoding homeobox protein Hox-D3-like — encoded protein: MQKSLYYDNPSSFGGCDFPDSNDIGYLGQDTYSSEPDYEPAFCLQADTTTTTTTAAATKGELRVKGIHSHLSDVSERAHQPKSPSSASPTPKSTGNQNSPPKDCTGPNSVDVTATKKNSKATNIPKQIFPWMKETRQHSKQKKAIPPPPEDESFLDNLSSASKRARTAYTNSQLVELEKEFHFNRYLSRPRRLEMAKLLNLSERQIKIWFQNRRMKYKKDHKGKGGSVSPGGQSPSTSPLLVSYSNPLPLDEDNGYDVPMVNSFNKTPGNMYGLTAYSAPLFENPQTQKRYGAHSLSSEYEDPHLHGEDTYDTCGLEGSQSYIAGNYLENGNCSMFNLPHPSSDSMDYSCAAQIPSKHHLGPCDPHPTYTDLNIHPVPQGCSQEPPVLTHL